One genomic region from Salvia hispanica cultivar TCC Black 2014 chromosome 2, UniMelb_Shisp_WGS_1.0, whole genome shotgun sequence encodes:
- the LOC125208034 gene encoding uncharacterized protein LOC125208034, giving the protein MEQNLPIIAKKFWKIVRVLYFMLRKGISKAKLLADLSLMMKRGKIAGKAAIQNLIFHHGAAAARPIKEYEFSCGTSPAFNFPSFKRGKRAAPIDAAALAAALEVASPALPGFGPSPMVRQLRITDSPFPLCNAEEDNHVDEAAERFIMKFYSDLKRQTCKSPLSY; this is encoded by the coding sequence atggAGCAAAATCTGCCAATCATAGCCAAAAAATTCTGGAAAATCGTCCGAGTTCTCTACTTCATGCTGCGGAAAGGCATCTCCAAGGCGAAGCTCCTCGCCGATCTCAGCCTGATGATGAAGCGCGGCAAAATCGCCGGAAAAGCCGCCATCCAAAACCTAATTTTCCACCACGGCGCCGCGGCGGCGCGGCCGATCAAGGAGTACGAGTTCAGCTGCGGCACCAGCCCCGCCTTCAATTTCCCCTCCTTCAAGCGGGGAAAGCGCGCCGCGCCGATCGACGCGGCGGCGCTGGCGGCGGCGCTGGAGGTGGCGTCGCCGGCGCTGCCGGGGTTCGGGCCGAGCCCGATGGTGCGGCAGCTGCGGATCACGGACTCGCCGTTCCCGCTGTGCAATGCGGAGGAGGATAATCACGTGGATGAGGCGGCGGAGAGGTTTATCATGAAGTTCTACAGCGATTTGAAGCGGCAGACCTGCAAATCGCCGCTTTCGTATtga
- the LOC125206494 gene encoding uncharacterized protein LOC125206494, with protein sequence MEQNLPIIAKKFWSILKVAYFMLRKGISKAKLLSDLSTMMKRGKIAGKTAMHNLIFHHHHHGEAAPPLPEEYEFSCRSTPAFRLPFHLGKRKQAAEMELWAAAVEMACSAAPSPALPGFGRTPAVRQLRITDSPFPLREIDEDHRVDEAAEEFITKFYRDLKKQNGA encoded by the coding sequence ATGGAGCAAAATCTCCCAATCATCGCGAAGAAATTCTGGAGCATACTGAAAGTAGCGTACTTCATGCTGAGAAAAGGCATTTCAAAGGCCAAATTGCTCTCCGATCTCAGCACCATGATGAAGCGCGGCAAAATCGCCGGAAAAACCGCAATGCACAACCTCATcttccaccaccaccaccacggCGAGGCGGCGCCGCCACTGCCGGAGGAGTACGAGTTCAGCTGCCGCAGCACGCCGGCGTTCCGGCTGCCGTTCCACCTCGGGAAGCGGAAGCAGGCGGCGGAGATGGAGCTGtgggcggcggcggtggagaTGGCGTGCAGCGCGGCGCCGTCGCCGGCGCTGCCGGGGTTCGGGAGGACGCCGGCGGTGAGGCAGCTGAGGATCACGGACTCGCCGTTCCCGCTGAGGGAGATCGACGAGGATCACCGCGTCGATGAGGCGGCGGAGGAGTTCATCACCAAATTTTATAGGGATTTGAAGAAGCAAAATGGggcttga
- the LOC125205973 gene encoding homeobox-leucine zipper protein ATHB-15-like, whose translation MAMSCKESSKAAAAAAAAAAAMDNGKYVRYTPEQVEALERLYHDCPKPSSIRRQQLIRECPILSHIEPKQIKVWFQNRRCREKQRKEASRLQGVNRKLTAMNKLLMEENDRLQKQVSHLVYENSYFRQHTPNNPLSTKDTSCESVVTSGQKHHLTPQHPPRDASPAGLLSIAEETLAEFLSKATGTAVEWVQMPGMKPGPDSIGIVAISHGCPGVAARACGLVGLEPTRVAEILKDRPSWFRDCRAVDVVNVLPTANGGTIELLYMQLYAPTTLAPGRDFWLLRFTSVMDDGSLVVCERSLSNTQNGPSMPPVQNFVRAEMLPSGYLIRPCEGGGSIIHIVDHMNLEAWSVPEVLRPLYESSTVLAQRITTAAVRHLRQIALDISQSSVNNWGRRPAALRALSHRLSRGFNEALNGFGDEGWSLIGNDGVDDITILVNSNPEKLMGLNISFASGYNSICSSILCAKASMLLQNVPPAILLRFLREHRSEWADTNIDAYSAAAVKIGPCTFLGPRVGNYGGQVILPLAQTIEHEELLEVIKLEGIAQTAEEAMMPRDVLLLQLCCGMDENAVGSCSELIFAPIDASFADDAPLLPSGFRIIPLDSGKEAGSPNRTLDLASALETGAAGNKPSNGLSSNGGATRSVMTIAFQFAFESHMQDNVACMARQYVRSIISSVQRVALALSPSGIGPHAGLRSPLGTPEAHILARWICQSYRNFMGVELLKTNGGGNDSILKALWHHSDAIMCCSVKAASDFTFANQAGVDMLETTLVALQDISLEKILDDHGRKNICSEFPRIMNQGFATLPGGICMSSMGRPVSYERAVAWKVLNDDEDAHCICFMFVNWSFV comes from the exons ATGGCAATGTCTTGCAAAGAGAGTAGCAAGGCAGCTGCGGCTGCTGCTGCCGCAGCTGCAGCTATGGATAATGGGAAATATGTGCGGTATACGCCCGAGCAGGTTGAAGCCCTCGAGAGGCTATACCATGATTGTCCAAAACCAAGCTCCATTCGTCGCCAGCAGCTCATTCGTGAGTGCCCCATTTTATCCCACATTGAGCCTAAGCAGATCAAAGTCTGGTTCCAGAACAGAAG ATGCAGAGAGAAGCAAAGAAAAGAAGCGTCAAGGCTGCAAGGTGTAAATCGGAAGCTGACAGCGATGAACAAACTGTTGATGGAGGAAAATGATAGGTTGCAGAAGCAAGTATCACACTTGGTGTATGAAAACAGTTACTTTCGCCAGCATACACCGAAT AATCCACTTTCAACTAAAGACACGAGCTGCGAATCAGTGGTGACGAGTGGTCAAAAGCACCACTTGACGCCTCAGCATCCTCCGAGGGATGCAAGTCCTGCAGG ACTTTTGTCCATTGCAGAAGAAACTTTAGCAGAGTTTCTTTCGAAGGCTACTGGAACTGCCGTTGAGTGGGTCCAAATGCCTGGAATGAAG CCTGGTCCGGATTCCATTGGAATCGTTGCTATTTCTCATGGTTGCCCTGGCGTGGCAGCACGAGCTTGCGGTCTGGTTGGTCTAGAACCCACCAGA GTTGCAGAAATCCTGAAGGATCGACCTTCATGGTTTCGCGATTGCCGAGCTGTGGATGTGGTAAACGTGCTGCCTACTGCCAATGGTGGAACCATAGAACTTTTATACATGCAG ttgtATGCACCAACAACTCTCGCGCCTGGTCGCGACTTTTGGTTGTTACGCTTCACCTCTGTCATGGATGATGGCAGTTTGGTGGTTTGTGAGAGGTCTCTCAGCAACACTCAGAATGGTCCTAGCATGCCGCCTGTTCAGAATTTTGTTAGAGCTGAGATGCTGCCTAGTGGTTACCTAATCAGACCTTGTGAAGGAGGAGGCTCTATCATCCACATCGTCGATCATATGAATTTGGAG GCATGGAGTGTTCCTGAGGTTTTGCGCCCGCTCTATGAATCATCGACTGTGCTTGCTCAAAGGATCACAACAGCA GCTGTACGCCATCTTAGGCAGATAGCTCTCGACATTTCACAGTCTAGTGTGAACAACTGGGGCAGAAGGCCGGCAGCTCTACGAGCACTTAGCCACCGGTTGAGCAG AGGATTCAACGAGGCTCTTAATGGGTTCGGTGACGAGGGATGGTCTTTGATAGGCAATGATGGCGTGGATGATATCACCATTCTTGTGAACTCGAATCCAGAAAAACTGATGGGGCTGAATATCTCTTTCGCAAGCGGATATAATTCCATTTGCAGCTCCATCCTGTGTGCCAAAGCCTCTATGCTTCTTCAG AATGTGCCTCCTGCAATACTGCTACGATTTTTGAGAGAGCATAGATCGGAATGGGCAGACACCAATATTGACGCCTACTCAGCTGCTGCCGTTAAAATTGGTCCTTGTACGTTCTTAGGTCCTCGAGTTGGTAACTACGGAGGCCAAGTTATACTTCCTTTGGCTCAGACTATTGAGCACGAAGAG CTGCTCGAGGTGATTAAACTGGAAGGTATTGCTCAGACTGCTGAAGAAGCGATGATGCCTAGGGACGTACTGCTCTTGCAG CTCTGTTGCggaatggatgaaaatgcaGTAGGCTCGTGTTCTGAACTCATATTCGCCCCTATTGATGCCTCCTTCGCTGATGATGCTCCACTGCTGCCGTCTGGCTTTCGCATCATTCCCCTTGATTCGGGCAAG GAAGCTGGCAGTCCAAATCGAACACTGGACCTTGCTTCGGCTCTGGAAACTGGAGCAGCCGGAAACAAACCATCCAACGGTCTCTCTAGTAACGGTGGCGCTACAAGGTCCGTCATGACAATCGCCTTCCAATTCGCGTTTGAAAGCCACATGCAAGATAACGTCGCGTGCATGGCGCGGCAATACGTTCGCAGCATTATATCATCAGTTCAACGTGTGGCATTAGCTCTCTCCCCCTCTGGCATCGGTCCTCATGCCGGTCTTCGCTCGCCACTTGGTACTCCCGAAGCACACATCCTCGCGCGTTGGATCTGCCAAAGCTATAG GAACTTTATGGGAGTCGAGCTTCTCAAAACGAACGGTGGAGGGAACGATTCCATCCTTAAAGCACTGTGGCACCATTCGGATGCTATCATGTGCTGCTCTGTGAAG GCAGCATCAGATTTCACGTTTGCAAACCAGGCCGGCGTAGACATGCTGGAGACGACCCTCGTTGCGCTTCAAGACATCTCTCTGGAGAAAATACTCGATGATCACGGCCGAAAGAACATCTGCTCCGAGTTCCCACGGATAATGAATCAG GGTTTTGCGACTCTCCCGGGAGGAATCTGTATGTCGAGCATGGGCAGGCCCGTCTCGTACGAGAGAGCAGTCGCGTGGAAAGTTCTGAATGATGACGAAGACGCTCATTGCATCTGCTTCATGTTCGTGAACTGGTCGTTTGTTTGA
- the LOC125206496 gene encoding uncharacterized protein LOC125206496, whose amino-acid sequence MEQNLPIIAKKFWKIVRVLYFMLRKGISKAKLLADLSLMMKRGKIAGKAAIQNLIFHHGARRAADQGVRVQLRHQPRLQFPSFKRGKRAAPIDAAALAAALEVASPALPGFGPSPMVRQLRITDSPFPLCNAEEDNHVDEAAERFIMKFYSDLKRQTCKSPLSY is encoded by the coding sequence atggAGCAAAATCTGCCAATCATAGCCAAAAAATTCTGGAAAATCGTCCGAGTTCTCTACTTCATGCTGCGGAAAGGCATCTCCAAGGCGAAGCTCCTCGCCGATCTCAGCCTGATGATGAAGCGCGGCAAAATCGCCGGAAAAGCCGCCATCCAAAACCTAATTTTCCACCACGGCGCGCGGCGCGCGGCCGATCAAGGAGTACGAGTTCAGCTGCGGCACCAGCCCCGCCTTCAATTTCCCTCCTTCAAGCGGGGAAAGCGCGCCGCGCCGATCGACGCGGCGGCGCTGGCGGCGGCGCTGGAGGTGGCGTCGCCGGCGCTGCCGGGGTTCGGGCCGAGCCCGATGGTGCGGCAGCTGCGGATCACGGACTCGCCGTTCCCGCTGTGCAATGCGGAGGAGGATAATCACGTGGATGAGGCGGCGGAGAGGTTTATCATGAAGTTCTACAGCGATTTGAAGCGGCAGACCTGCAAATCGCCGCTTTCGTATtga